A window from Streptomyces sp. NBC_00335 encodes these proteins:
- the hemG gene encoding protoporphyrinogen oxidase: MRSLIVIGGGISGLAAAWQLRGQADVTVLESHAKVGGKLRTGTIAGITVDEGAESLMALRPEAVELAAAVGLGEALCDPAKAPTTIWTNGALRPLPAGHVMGVPTDPAALVGTGLLSPEGVRRVAAEETLPATPLTEDCSVTEYLGGRFGQEAVDRLIEPMLGGVYAGLADRLSLRAAMPRIAALAEQGTPLLPALRRMRAAGAPRSGAVAVQGVVGGTGRFPAAVAEACGARILTGTTARSLQRVAGDRWRVQAMTGDGALTMEADAVILALPAFAAAELLRPHSPIAEAELSSIPHASTAVITMAFSRAQAHFLPEGNGFLVPPVDGHTLKAASFLSNKWSWLHDSAPETFVLRASIGRIGEDELLGRPDRHLVRSAIAELHHAVGPMGEPLATRVTRWDRGLPQYGVGHRERVARIREAAGKLPGIALCGAAYEGVGVAACVATGRAAAKQVLAQP, from the coding sequence ATGCGTTCATTGATCGTCATCGGTGGCGGGATCAGCGGTCTGGCCGCCGCGTGGCAGTTGCGCGGCCAGGCCGATGTGACCGTCCTGGAGAGCCACGCCAAGGTCGGCGGGAAGCTCCGGACCGGCACCATCGCCGGCATCACCGTCGACGAGGGCGCGGAGTCCCTCATGGCCCTGCGTCCGGAGGCCGTGGAACTGGCCGCCGCCGTCGGACTCGGCGAGGCCCTCTGCGATCCCGCGAAGGCCCCCACCACCATCTGGACCAACGGCGCCCTGCGCCCGCTGCCCGCCGGACACGTGATGGGCGTCCCCACCGACCCCGCGGCGCTGGTCGGTACCGGACTGCTCTCCCCCGAGGGCGTCCGGCGCGTCGCCGCCGAGGAGACCCTCCCCGCGACCCCGCTCACCGAGGACTGCTCGGTCACCGAGTACCTGGGCGGCCGCTTCGGCCAGGAAGCCGTGGACCGGCTCATCGAACCCATGCTGGGCGGCGTCTACGCCGGCCTCGCCGACCGGCTCTCGCTGCGCGCGGCCATGCCCCGGATCGCTGCCCTCGCCGAACAGGGCACCCCGCTGCTCCCGGCCCTGCGCCGGATGCGCGCGGCCGGCGCCCCCCGCTCGGGGGCCGTGGCCGTGCAGGGCGTCGTCGGCGGCACCGGGCGCTTCCCGGCGGCCGTCGCGGAAGCCTGCGGAGCCCGCATCCTCACCGGAACGACGGCCCGCTCGCTCCAGCGGGTCGCGGGCGACCGCTGGCGCGTCCAGGCCATGACCGGCGACGGCGCGCTGACGATGGAGGCCGACGCGGTCATCCTCGCCCTGCCCGCCTTCGCGGCGGCGGAGCTGCTGCGCCCGCACTCCCCGATCGCCGAGGCCGAGCTCTCCTCGATCCCGCACGCCTCGACGGCCGTCATCACCATGGCCTTCTCCCGCGCCCAGGCCCACTTCCTCCCCGAAGGCAACGGCTTCCTGGTCCCGCCGGTCGACGGCCACACCCTGAAGGCCGCCTCCTTCCTCTCCAACAAGTGGTCCTGGCTGCACGATTCGGCCCCCGAGACCTTCGTACTCCGCGCCTCCATCGGCCGCATCGGCGAGGACGAGCTGCTCGGCCGCCCCGACCGCCACCTGGTCCGCTCGGCCATCGCCGAGCTCCACCACGCGGTGGGCCCCATGGGCGAACCCCTGGCCACCCGCGTCACCCGCTGGGACCGGGGCCTGCCCCAGTACGGCGTCGGGCACCGCGAGCGCGTGGCCCGCATCCGCGAGGCCGCCGGCAAGCTCCCGGGCATCGCCCTGTGCGGGGCGGCGTACGAGGGCGTGGGCGTGGCCGCGTGCGTCGCCACGGGGCGCGCGGCGGCGAAGCAGGTCCTGGCGCAGCCGTAG
- the cseB gene encoding two-component system response regulator CseB gives MRRSFTVSLERYGYTVRAAADGLTGLESFRDEDFDLLILDVMLPGLDGIGLCRKVRETSLVPVLMMSARGDGLDIVSGLEAGADDYVVKPVDTNVLVARIRSLLRRATYAPAPAAAGQPAADPAGPAEGELLAFGDLTIHTGGLDVAVGGTPVALTPTELKLLLEFAAHPGIVLERHTLLRNVWDYGWDGDSRVVDLCVQRLRGKLGRDRIETVRGFGYKLRR, from the coding sequence ATGCGCCGCTCGTTCACCGTCTCCCTGGAGCGCTACGGGTACACGGTGCGGGCCGCCGCCGACGGACTCACCGGCCTCGAATCCTTCCGCGACGAGGACTTCGACCTGCTGATCCTCGACGTGATGCTGCCCGGCCTCGACGGGATCGGCCTGTGCCGCAAGGTCCGGGAGACCAGCCTGGTCCCCGTCCTGATGATGTCGGCGCGCGGCGACGGGCTGGACATCGTGTCGGGCCTGGAGGCCGGGGCCGACGACTACGTCGTCAAGCCCGTGGACACCAACGTGCTCGTGGCCCGCATCCGCTCGCTCCTGCGGCGCGCCACCTACGCCCCCGCCCCGGCGGCGGCCGGACAGCCCGCGGCCGACCCGGCGGGACCGGCCGAGGGTGAACTGCTGGCCTTCGGGGACCTCACCATCCACACCGGCGGCCTGGACGTGGCCGTCGGCGGAACCCCGGTGGCGCTCACCCCGACCGAGCTGAAGCTGCTGCTGGAGTTCGCCGCCCACCCGGGCATCGTGCTGGAGCGGCACACCCTGCTGCGCAACGTCTGGGACTACGGCTGGGACGGCGACAGCCGGGTCGTGGACCTGTGCGTGCAGCGGCTGCGCGGCAAGCTCGGCCGGGACCGGATCGAAACGGTCCGCGGTTTCGGCTACAAGCTCAGGCGCTGA
- a CDS encoding sensor histidine kinase, which translates to MRPFHHAGPRRIPLRWKIAALAAATGCLVAASVGVLVHVWTARDIREQAEMHASNNIYSAMETYRRTGTLSDGAELDPPELPASLRNLSDDSRHTAYYGSRDGTIPPGIWGAQRTGGPGSPVLALRVSMNAGLYGLRQLDVTMAVASLVVLAGATPLAAYGAGLLARRLRLVSETAGRISAGDLDARSGITGNRDELDDIATTVDRMADTLSRRLRDERRFTADVAHELRTPVGGLLVTADLLPDGETEDLLRARVRDLRGLVEDLLEVSRLDAGAERAVRARVPLGAVVAEAVTRTGLGTEVDVTGQGEHVETDPRRLERIVGNLVVNAHRHGKGPVRVTVEDRTVVVRDHGPGFPAELLSNGPRRFQTGATERGTGHGLGLTIAVGQAQVLGAELRFANAPDGGAVATLRLPH; encoded by the coding sequence GTGCGTCCGTTTCACCACGCCGGGCCGCGCCGCATTCCCCTGCGCTGGAAGATCGCCGCGCTGGCCGCGGCCACCGGATGCCTGGTCGCCGCCTCGGTCGGCGTGCTCGTGCACGTGTGGACAGCGCGGGACATTCGGGAACAGGCGGAGATGCACGCCTCCAACAACATCTACTCGGCCATGGAGACGTACCGGCGCACCGGAACGCTCTCGGACGGCGCCGAGCTCGATCCCCCCGAACTGCCCGCCTCGCTGCGGAACCTCTCCGACGACTCCCGGCACACGGCCTACTACGGCAGCCGCGACGGAACGATCCCCCCGGGCATCTGGGGCGCCCAGCGGACCGGTGGCCCGGGCAGCCCGGTGCTCGCCCTGCGGGTCAGCATGAACGCGGGGCTCTATGGGCTGCGCCAGCTCGACGTGACCATGGCGGTCGCCTCGCTGGTCGTCCTCGCGGGGGCCACTCCCCTGGCGGCCTACGGAGCCGGGCTGCTCGCCCGCAGACTGCGGCTGGTCTCCGAGACCGCGGGCCGCATCTCCGCCGGAGACCTCGACGCCCGGAGCGGGATCACCGGGAACCGCGACGAGCTGGACGACATCGCCACCACCGTCGACCGCATGGCCGACACCCTCAGCCGCCGCCTGCGCGACGAGCGCCGGTTCACCGCCGACGTGGCCCACGAACTGCGCACGCCCGTCGGCGGCCTGCTCGTCACCGCCGACCTGCTCCCCGACGGGGAGACCGAGGACCTGCTCCGGGCCCGGGTGCGCGATCTGCGCGGGCTGGTCGAGGACCTGCTGGAGGTGTCCCGGCTCGACGCCGGGGCCGAACGGGCGGTCCGTGCCCGGGTCCCGCTCGGCGCGGTCGTCGCCGAGGCGGTGACGCGCACCGGCCTTGGCACCGAGGTCGACGTCACCGGGCAGGGCGAACACGTGGAGACCGACCCGCGCCGCCTCGAACGGATCGTCGGCAACCTCGTCGTCAACGCCCACCGGCACGGGAAGGGTCCGGTGCGGGTCACCGTGGAGGACCGTACGGTCGTCGTACGCGACCACGGCCCCGGCTTCCCCGCCGAGCTGCTGAGCAACGGCCCGCGCCGCTTCCAGACGGGTGCGACCGAGCGCGGTACGGGCCACGGCCTCGGCCTGACGATCGCCGTGGGTCAGGCCCAAGTGCTCGGCGCCGAACTCCGCTTCGCCAACGCCCCGGACGGCGGCGCCGTCGCCACGCTGCGTCTGCCGCACTGA
- a CDS encoding ABC transporter ATP-binding protein, protein MTAAPLAPHPHSAPTGIAAAATGLSKVYGSGDTRVVALDGVDISFREGEFTAIMGPSGCGKSTLMHCAAGLDSFSSGSVRIGTTELGSLNDEQLTRLRRDRIGFIFQAFNLLPTLTALENITLPLTIAGRKPDQQWLDHVVAMTGLADRLGHRPGQLSGGQQQRVAVARALVSRPAIIFGDEPTGNLDSRAGAEVLGFLRGSVRELGQTVVMVTHDPVAAAYADRVVFLSDGRLVDEMQQPTADRVLDRMKAFDARFRTS, encoded by the coding sequence GTGACCGCCGCCCCCCTTGCCCCGCACCCGCACTCCGCGCCGACCGGCATCGCGGCGGCCGCCACCGGCCTCTCGAAGGTCTACGGCAGCGGTGACACCCGGGTCGTCGCGCTGGACGGGGTCGACATCTCCTTCCGCGAGGGCGAGTTCACCGCGATCATGGGCCCCTCCGGCTGTGGCAAGTCCACCCTGATGCACTGCGCCGCCGGGCTCGACTCCTTCTCCTCCGGCTCCGTCCGCATCGGCACCACCGAGCTGGGCTCCCTGAACGACGAGCAGCTGACCCGGCTGCGCCGCGACCGGATCGGGTTCATCTTCCAGGCGTTCAACCTGCTGCCGACGCTGACCGCGCTGGAGAACATCACGCTGCCGCTGACCATCGCCGGCCGCAAGCCCGACCAGCAGTGGCTGGACCACGTGGTGGCGATGACCGGACTCGCCGACCGCCTCGGCCACCGTCCCGGGCAGCTCTCCGGCGGGCAGCAGCAGCGCGTGGCGGTGGCCCGGGCCCTGGTCTCGCGCCCCGCGATCATCTTCGGCGACGAGCCCACCGGAAACCTCGACTCCCGTGCCGGGGCCGAGGTCCTGGGCTTCCTGCGCGGCTCGGTGCGCGAGCTGGGCCAGACCGTGGTCATGGTCACCCACGACCCCGTCGCCGCCGCCTACGCCGACCGCGTGGTCTTCCTCTCCGACGGCCGCCTCGTCGACGAGATGCAGCAGCCCACCGCGGACCGGGTCCTGGACCGGATGAAGGCGTTCGACGCCCGCTTCCGCACGAGCTGA
- a CDS encoding ABC transporter permease: protein MFRTALRNVLAHKARLLMTVFAVMLGVTFVTGSLVYGDSQKQASVDRASAGYDRISLNVSPNAVPGGPPGALDARTAASLAEVPGVAAAAGRVNGFAAVADPEGRLLGSAEFRKGGNFAPAKDGTDPAYAFEEGSGPVGGKAVALDEASAAKGGYRVGDTVRVGTSTGAESYRLSGVFRTDASKLTPGGSLVLFADATAQKLFLQPGRYTDIEITATPDTDPAQLLSRVQAVIPKDSTAVSGAQLARIQANLASTGSDTMSQIMVGFAAVALFVATFLISNTFTMLVSRRTRELALMRAVGATRKQVRRILLTESVLVGLIASVAGIVAGTGVAALLQAVFSSAESPDAPLTLLPSTVIIALLVGTALPVLAAWVPVRRAMTIPPVAALGAAEPAAPARAGSLRTGIGAALLVTGAAATLYGSLGAGTDDARAVIGLGAALALTGALALIPLLSRPFTALLRPLLLRCSPVHGDLAARNTVRDPRRTGATASALAIALALASGLSVLGASATQYLDGATTRDITADYLVQAPSGGQRMTPATAEPLKKLSGATFSPLNQSTEYEIGGVRSVLTGVDPAAIGRLLRYEVTSGSLDSLGQGKVAVADYKARANGWKVGQSLPVKRLDQQGEVTIGAIYRADEQSKVLPSITAPDSLVARFDSTPHTDSIVVATAGGPGRAQLASVVKALGDNPALSVLDKESIRAEDTSGIGDQLGIFYAMLSMALVIAALGIANTLAMSVLERRKEIGTLRALGLDRAGVTRMIRIEALLVGALGAAVGTVMGIFMGWALGNTLQESVAGYALVIPWGRLALGVLLALAGALLASLLPARRAARVDIPAATAAH from the coding sequence ATGTTCCGTACCGCCCTGCGCAACGTGCTCGCGCACAAGGCCCGCCTGCTGATGACCGTGTTCGCGGTCATGCTCGGCGTCACCTTCGTCACCGGCAGCCTCGTCTACGGCGACAGCCAGAAGCAGGCCTCCGTCGACCGGGCGAGCGCCGGCTACGACCGCATCTCCCTCAACGTCTCGCCCAACGCCGTGCCCGGCGGCCCGCCCGGCGCCCTCGACGCCCGCACCGCGGCCTCCCTGGCCGAGGTTCCCGGTGTGGCCGCCGCCGCGGGCCGGGTCAACGGCTTCGCCGCCGTCGCCGACCCCGAGGGCCGGCTGCTGGGCAGCGCCGAGTTCCGCAAGGGCGGCAACTTCGCCCCGGCCAAGGACGGCACGGACCCGGCCTACGCGTTCGAGGAGGGATCCGGCCCGGTCGGCGGCAAGGCCGTCGCCCTCGACGAGGCCTCCGCCGCCAAGGGCGGCTACCGCGTCGGCGACACCGTGCGCGTCGGCACGAGCACCGGCGCCGAGTCCTACCGGCTCAGCGGCGTCTTCCGCACCGACGCCTCGAAGCTCACCCCCGGCGGCAGCCTCGTGCTGTTCGCCGACGCCACCGCCCAGAAGCTGTTCCTCCAGCCCGGCCGCTACACCGACATCGAGATCACGGCCACACCCGACACCGATCCTGCGCAGCTCCTCAGCCGGGTCCAAGCGGTGATCCCGAAGGACTCCACCGCGGTCAGCGGTGCCCAGCTCGCCCGGATCCAGGCCAACCTCGCCTCCACCGGCAGCGACACCATGAGCCAGATCATGGTGGGCTTCGCCGCGGTCGCCCTGTTCGTGGCCACCTTCCTGATCTCCAACACCTTCACCATGCTGGTCTCCCGCCGCACCCGGGAGCTGGCCCTGATGCGGGCCGTCGGCGCCACCCGCAAGCAGGTCCGCCGGATCCTGCTCACCGAGTCCGTGCTCGTCGGCCTGATCGCCTCCGTGGCCGGCATCGTGGCCGGCACCGGAGTCGCCGCCCTGCTCCAGGCCGTCTTCTCCTCCGCCGAGAGCCCGGACGCCCCGCTGACCCTGCTGCCCTCCACAGTGATCATCGCGCTGCTGGTCGGCACCGCCCTGCCCGTGCTCGCCGCCTGGGTGCCGGTGCGCCGGGCCATGACCATCCCGCCCGTCGCCGCACTCGGCGCCGCCGAGCCCGCCGCCCCCGCACGGGCCGGCTCCCTGCGCACCGGGATCGGCGCCGCCCTGCTGGTCACCGGAGCGGCCGCGACCCTGTACGGGAGCCTCGGTGCCGGTACCGACGACGCCCGGGCCGTCATCGGCCTCGGCGCGGCCCTCGCCCTGACCGGCGCCCTCGCCCTCATCCCGCTGCTGTCCCGGCCGTTCACCGCCCTGCTCCGGCCGCTGCTGCTCCGCTGCAGCCCGGTGCACGGCGACCTCGCCGCCCGCAACACCGTGCGCGACCCGCGGCGTACCGGCGCCACCGCCTCGGCGCTCGCCATCGCCCTCGCGCTGGCCTCGGGCCTGTCGGTCCTCGGCGCTTCCGCCACCCAATACCTCGACGGCGCGACCACCCGCGACATCACCGCCGACTACCTCGTGCAGGCCCCCTCGGGCGGGCAGCGGATGACCCCCGCCACCGCCGAGCCCCTCAAGAAGCTGTCCGGCGCCACCTTCAGCCCCCTCAACCAGTCCACCGAGTACGAGATCGGCGGCGTCCGCTCCGTCCTGACCGGCGTCGACCCCGCCGCCATCGGCCGCCTGCTGCGCTACGAGGTGACCTCGGGCTCCCTCGACAGCCTCGGCCAGGGCAAGGTCGCCGTCGCCGACTACAAGGCCCGGGCCAACGGCTGGAAGGTCGGCCAGAGCCTTCCCGTGAAGCGGCTGGACCAGCAGGGCGAGGTCACCATCGGCGCGATCTACCGCGCGGACGAGCAGAGCAAGGTGCTGCCCAGCATCACCGCACCCGACTCCCTGGTCGCCCGCTTCGACTCCACCCCGCACACCGACTCGATCGTCGTGGCCACCGCGGGCGGCCCCGGCCGGGCCCAGCTCGCGAGCGTCGTCAAGGCGCTCGGCGACAACCCCGCCCTGTCCGTCCTCGACAAGGAGTCCATCCGGGCAGAGGACACCAGCGGCATCGGCGACCAGCTGGGCATCTTCTACGCGATGCTCAGCATGGCCCTGGTGATCGCCGCCCTGGGCATCGCCAACACCCTCGCGATGTCCGTGCTCGAACGCCGCAAGGAGATCGGCACGCTCCGCGCCCTCGGCCTGGACCGTGCCGGAGTGACCCGGATGATCCGCATCGAGGCCCTGCTCGTCGGCGCCCTCGGCGCGGCCGTCGGCACCGTGATGGGCATCTTCATGGGCTGGGCCCTCGGCAACACCCTCCAGGAGAGCGTCGCCGGATACGCCCTGGTCATCCCCTGGGGACGGCTCGCCCTCGGGGTGCTGCTCGCCCTCGCCGGAGCCCTCCTCGCCTCCCTCTTGCCGGCCCGCCGGGCCGCCCGCGTGGACATCCCGGCGGCGACCGCGGCGCACTGA